DNA from Cyanobacteria bacterium FACHB-DQ100:
GGAGTCAGCACCAGAACCCTGATCGTCCAAAGAATTGCCTATTACGAAAATAGCTGATCTTCAACGGCTGAAAGACTAATCTCTTCGTCAATATCAAATGCGTTCATTAATTAGAGCGAAATCCCCTTAAATTGACAATACCAGTCCAAAGGCGTGTAGCAACATTTAAGTTATGGACTCATGTTGCGAATTCTTCTGTAGAATAGTCCAAAATCTTAACATCTTTTTATCAAGCTGACATTGCTCGACTGAATCTACGGTTCCGACAATGCTCAACAAATCTATAAGATAACCAGGTTTGATTCGGGTTAGCCTTGGCATAGGAGAGCTGTATCTATACGATTTATGTTCTATTGTTGCGGCTAGCGAGTATGAAAATTCTATTGATAGAGGACGATTCGCTAATTGCTGAACCGCTTGTCAAAGCTTTGAGCGATCAAAACTATGTCGTAGAGGTCGCAACTGATGGACAGGCGGGATGGTCACTGCTGGAATCCTTTACCTATGACTTAGTTCTGCTAGACGTAGTATTACCGAAATTGGATGGTATTAATTTATGTCGAAAACTCCGGTCACAAGGCAATCAGACTCCAATTCTTTTGTTAACGGCTCAGAATGCTAGCACTAACAAAGTGGCGGGATTAGATGCTGGAGCAGATGACTATGTGCATAAACCCTTTAATTTGCAAGAGTTACTGGCGCGTATCCGGGCTTTACTCAGACGAGGCGGCGCTGCATTGCCTCCGTTGCTGAAGTGGCGGAATCTAGAGCTTGATCCCAGCACTTGCGAAGTGACCTGTAATGGTGAAATGGTGCGGTTAACGCCAAAAGAATATGGTCTGTTAGAGTTGTTTCTCCGCAATCCGCATCGCATCTTTAGTACGGGTGCGCTGATTGATCACATTTGGTCTTTTGAGGAAACCCCAAGCGAGGATACAATCCGCTCCCATATCAAAGGGTTACGGCAAAAACTGAAAACAGCAGGGATTTTAGGTGATCCGATCGAAACTGTTTACGGCATTGGCTATCGACTGAGATCTGCACAGGAAAAGCATAAAGAAGGCAAGGAGCAAAGGAACAAAGAGGCAAAGGATGAAGACAATAGTGAACCGACGATCGCAACACAAACGACTGCTGGGATGAGCAGCATCTGGAACGAGGTTAAAGAGACTGTTGCTCATCGGATTGCAACGGTTGAGCGGGCAGTGGCGCTGTTGCTACAAAACAAACTGAACCCAGAATTGTGGCAACAAGCTGAACAGGAGATCCACAAGTTGGCGGGATCGCTGGGGATGTTTGGTGCAGATCAAGGCTCTCGTTTAGCCCAAGAAATTGAACCGCTTTTCCAAAAGGGGCGATCGCTGAGTCATCACGAGATGCAGCACCTCTCTAAACTTGTCGCTGCTCTACGTCAGGAGTTGCAGCAATTGGACGCTGAGTATTTAACGAACGAGCAGCAAACGGTTACTTCAGTCAGTGAGCCGATTGATCAACGTCCTTGGTTACTGATTGTCAGTTCAAATTCAACACTCACCGCACCGTTACAGGAAGCATGCTCTAGCTGGGGCTTACGAGTTCAGGTTATTGCCAATCCTGTTACTGCTAGAGAGCAAATTTCTGGAACGCATCCAAATGTTGTCCTCCTTGATTTTGCTGCTGCTGCTAGCGCAAACAACTTGATGTTGTTGTCCGAACTCAGTGCTTGTACGCCGCCAGTTCCTACAGTAGTGTTAACCGAGGAGGATAAATTAATCGATCGAGTCAAGATCGCCCGCTTAGGTGGACGGTGGCTTCAACAGCCTGTCACGGCACCTCAAGTCTTAGAAGCAGTCAATCAAGCACTACAAAATGCCCGTCTGAGGCAAGCGAGAGTGCTGGTTGTAGATGATGACGCGCAAGTATTAGTGGCACTTCAGCGTTTACTCATTCCCTGGGGGCTTCACGTTTCGGTACTCGACAATCCACTTCTATTTCTAGAGGTTCTAGAAGCGAATCCGCCTGATCTGCTGATTCTGGACATTGAAATGCCACATATTAGCGGGATCGAACTCTGTCAGGTTGTTCGTAATGATTCGCGCTGGAGTGATCTGCCGATTCTATTTCTCACGGCTCACACGGATGCTGAAACTATGCATCAAGTCTTTGCTGTCGGTGCGGATGACTATGTGAGTAAACCGATCGTTGGGCCAGAGCTAGTAACACGGATCTTGAATCGACTAGAGCGCACTCATTTCCTCAAGAGCTTGGCAGAGATTG
Protein-coding regions in this window:
- a CDS encoding response regulator — protein: MKILLIEDDSLIAEPLVKALSDQNYVVEVATDGQAGWSLLESFTYDLVLLDVVLPKLDGINLCRKLRSQGNQTPILLLTAQNASTNKVAGLDAGADDYVHKPFNLQELLARIRALLRRGGAALPPLLKWRNLELDPSTCEVTCNGEMVRLTPKEYGLLELFLRNPHRIFSTGALIDHIWSFEETPSEDTIRSHIKGLRQKLKTAGILGDPIETVYGIGYRLRSAQEKHKEGKEQRNKEAKDEDNSEPTIATQTTAGMSSIWNEVKETVAHRIATVERAVALLLQNKLNPELWQQAEQEIHKLAGSLGMFGADQGSRLAQEIEPLFQKGRSLSHHEMQHLSKLVAALRQELQQLDAEYLTNEQQTVTSVSEPIDQRPWLLIVSSNSTLTAPLQEACSSWGLRVQVIANPVTAREQISGTHPNVVLLDFAAAASANNLMLLSELSACTPPVPTVVLTEEDKLIDRVKIARLGGRWLQQPVTAPQVLEAVNQALQNARLRQARVLVVDDDAQVLVALQRLLIPWGLHVSVLDNPLLFLEVLEANPPDLLILDIEMPHISGIELCQVVRNDSRWSDLPILFLTAHTDAETMHQVFAVGADDYVSKPIVGPELVTRILNRLERTHFLKSLAEIDALTGIANRRKSTTAFTQLLQWCDQCQQSFCLALLELADLKNINQQYGHAVGDEVLARFGELLRRSFCNEDVIGRWGGTEFVVGMPAMTKTDGIQRILDFQQSWQQFKFEVNGALLQVSLKMEVVQYSQDGADLQLLYQAARSSLDEAENVRRSEESPQ